The Astyanax mexicanus isolate ESR-SI-001 chromosome 24, AstMex3_surface, whole genome shotgun sequence genome has a segment encoding these proteins:
- the mkrn2 gene encoding E3 ubiquitin-protein ligase makorin-2: MSTKQVTCRYFIHGVCREGNRCMFSHDLANSKPSTICKFFQKGVCAYGERCRYDHIKPGGRGGGPPLEHTNRPSSAGVSVPGPGPPPSTGRNTKKPVVLRDRALASDTRGQPYSGESAEVRDCWDYREGSQAKPHTYLDAIRTGLESSATASPYPDVPHQPQLCPYAAAGQCQYGSTCPYLHGDMCEICRLQVLHPHDQEQRAAHEKMCMMAFEMDMEKAFAVQHSQDKVCSICMEVVYEKASPSERRFGILSSCCHTYCLSCIRQWRCAKQFEKPIIKSCPECRVVSDFVIPSIYWVEDQEEKNRLIEEFKSGVSKKPCKYFDHGRGTCPFGGKCFYMHANPDGTRAEPDKPRKQLGSEGNVRFLNSVRLWDFIEEREHRGVPQFEDEVNELGELFMQLSGAGDESGTSASH; encoded by the exons TGCAG GTATTTCATTCATGGTGTTTGTCGAGAGGGGAACAGATGCATGTTCTCACATGATCTGGCAAACAGCAAACCCTCAACGATATGTAAATTTTTCCAAAAAGGTGTCTGTGCCTATGGCGAGCGATgcag ATATGACCACATCAAACCGGGGGGGCGGGGAGGAGGGCCGCCTCTGGAGCACACAAACAGACCCAGTAGTGCTGGAGTGTCTGTCCCAGGACCAGGGCCTCCACCCAGTACAGGCAGAAACACTAAGAAACCAGTAGTGTTGAGAGACAGAG CTCTGGCCAGTGACACTAGAGGTCAGCCTTACAGTGGAGAAAGTGCAGAGGTTCGGGATTGCTGGGACTACAGAGAAGGTTCCCAGGCCAAACCTCACACCTACCTTGATGCCATTCGTACAGGGCTGGAGAGTTCAGCCACAGCCAGCCCGTACCCGGACGTGCCCCACCAGCCACAGCTCTGCCCGTATGCTGCCGCTGGCCAGTGTCAGTATGGCAGCACGTGCCCGTATCTTCATGGAGACATGTGTGAGATCTGCAGGTTGCAAGTTCTGCATCCGCACGACCAGGAGCAGAGGGCAGCACACGAGAAG ATGTGTATGATGGCCTTCGAGATGGACATGGAGAAGGCCTTTGCTGTGCAGCATAGCCAGGACAAAGTGTGCAGCATCTGCATGGAGGTGGTCTACGAGAAGGCGTCTCCGTCCGAGCGGCGCTTCGGCATCCTGTCCAGCTGCTGCCACACCTACTGCCTGAGCTGCATCCGGCAGTGGCGCTGTGCCAAGCAGTTCGAGAAACCAATCATCAA GTCTTGTCCAGAATGTCGAGTGGTGTCAGACTTTGTTATTCCCAGCATCTACTGGGTAGAAGATCAGGAGGAGAAGAATCGTCTGATTGAGGAGTTCAAATCTGGCGTCAG TAAGAAGCCGTGCAAGTACTTTGACCATGGCAGAGGAACGTGTCCATTTGGAGGGAAGTGTTTCTACATGCATGCCAACCCCGATGGAACACGTGCCGAACCTGATAAACCTCGGAAGCAGCTCGGCTCGGAGGGAAACGTTCGG TTTCTGAATTCTGTGCGGCTGTGGGACTTCATTGAGGAGCGTGAGCATCGTGGAGTTCCACAGTTTGAAGATGAAGTCAACGAACTGGGAGAACTCTTCATGCAGCTGTCTGGAGCCGGAGATGAAAGTGGAACGTCAGCATCCCACTGA